In Phragmites australis chromosome 24, lpPhrAust1.1, whole genome shotgun sequence, the following are encoded in one genomic region:
- the LOC133907409 gene encoding 3-ketoacyl-CoA thiolase 2, peroxisomal-like, with protein sequence MEKAIDRQRILLRHLDPAASPTPPAISASACAAGDSAAYHRRAGFADDVVIVAAYRTAICKAKRGGFKDTFAEDLLVPVFKALVDKTKLNPSEVGDIVVGTVLAPGSQRAIECRMAALYAGFPDTVPLKTVNRQCSSGLQAVADVAAAIKAGLYDIGIAAGLESMTVNQVRLDGQVNPKVELFSQARDCLLPMGLTSENVAHRFGITRPEQDQAAVESHRKAAAAAAAGKFKEEIIPVHTKIVDPKTGEEKKIVVSADDGIRADTSLAILSKLKPAFSKDGSTTAGNASQVSDGAGAVLLMRRDVAMQKGLPILGIFRSFAAVGVDPAVMGIGPAVAIPAAVKAAGLQIDDIDLFEINEAFASQYVYCCKKLELDPAKVNVNGGAIALGHPLGATGARSVSTLLNEMKRRGKDCRFGVISMCIGSGMGAAAVFERGDAVDELTNARGIPSHNWLSKDAM encoded by the exons ATGGAGAAGGCGATCGACAGGCAGCGGATCCTGCTGCGGCACCTCGACCCCGCGGCGAGCCCCACCCCACCCGCCATCTCC GCGAGCGCGTGCGCGGCGGGGGATAGCGCGGCGTACCACCGGAGGGCGGGCTTCGCCGACGACGTCGTCATCGTCGC CGCTTACAGGACGGCCATTTGCAAGGCCAAGAGAGGAGGTTTCAAGGATACTTTTGCCGAGGACCTCTTGGTTCCTGTCTTCAAG GCTTTGGTGGACAAGACAAAGCTGAACCCGAGCGAAGTTGGCGACATTGTTGTAGGTACTGTCTTAGCTCCTGGGTCCCAAAGGGCAATCGAATGCAGAATGGCTGCACTGTATGCTGGTTTCCCTG ATACTGTTCCTCTTAAGACTGTAAACAGGCAGTGCTCCTCTGGGCTTCAGGCAGTTGCAGATGTTGCCGCTGCTATCAAAGCAGGACTCTATGATATTG GTATTGCTGCTGGCCTGGAGTCCATGACAGTGAATCAAGTTCGTCTTGATGGGCAAGTGAATCCCAAA GTTGAGCTATTTTCTCAAGCACGTGACTGCCTTCTCCCAATGGGCCTCACATCTGAGAATGTTGCACACCGATTTGGCATAACACGACCGGAGCAAGATCAAGCTGCT GTTGAGTCCCACAGGaaggctgctgctgcagcagctgctgGTAAATTCAAAGAAGAAATTATTCCAGTTCATACAAAG ATTGTCGATCCAAAAACTGGTGAGGAAAAGAAGATTGTAGTCTCAGCAGATGATGGAATCCGAGCGGACACTTCACTGGCAATCCTGTCAAAACTTAAACCAGCATTTTCGAAGGATGGCAGCACTACTGCTG GAAATGCAAGTCAAGTGAGTGATGGCGCTGGGGCCGTCCTGCTAATGAGACGGGATGTTGCTATGCAAAAGGGTCTTCCAATTCTCGGCATCTTTAG GAGCTTTGCGGCAGTTGGAGTCGATCCAGCTGTAATGGGTATTGGTCCTGCTGTTGCAATTCCCGCAGCAGTGAAAGCCGCTGGCCTCCAAATTGATGATATCGACCTTTTTGAAATTAATGAG GCATTTGCATCTCAGTATGTGTACTGCTGCAAAAAGTTGGAACTTGATCCTGCAAAAGTCAATGTTAATGGTGGTGCAATTGCTCTTGGACATCCATTGGGTGCTACAG GTGCGCGAAGTGTCAGTACTCTTCTCAATGAGATGAAACGCCGGGGCAAAGACTGCCGGTTTGGAGTAATTTCAATGTGCATAG GTTCTGGAATGGGTGCTGCTGCTGTATTCGAGCGAGGAGACGCCGTCGATGAGCTCACCAATGCTCGGGGGATCCCGTCCCATAACTGGCTTTCGAAGGACGCAATGTGA